GCCACGGACCAGGAGTGTGAATACTTTGAGAAAATGCTAACCCGTTGAATGTAGATTAAGGAGATTGAGGCCGAGGTGCGTACATATACCTAACGAAATATCCTTTCGAAGAAGTCTGCTCCTTCCAAAACGCACGATGTCACTGACGAGAAAATACCAAAAATGCAGATGGCCAGGACGCAAAAGAACAAAGCAACGTCCTTTCATCTCGGTCAACTAAAAGCCAAACTCGCCAAACTCAAGCGCGAGCTGCTGACTCCCAGCGGGGgaggcggtggcggcggcggtgcgGGATTCGACGTCGCGAGAACAGGTGTCGCTAGTATTGGGTTCATTGGATTTCCGTCTGTGGGAAAGAGTACCCTTATGAGTCGATTGACCGGACAGCATTCAGAGGCGGCTGCTTACGAGTTTACGACGTTGACGTCTGTGCCGGGTCAGGTTGTTTACAACGGTGAGTTGGACTGCATTGACCAGCTGGAAGGGGGTGTTGCTGTCAATTCGGCTTGGTTCGGTACGACGAGATGGGGAAACTGGTTGCTGACAATCTTTAGGCGCACCGCTTCAAATCATTGACTTACCCGGTATCATCGAGGGTGCCAAGGACGGCCGCGGTCGAGGTCGACAAGTTATTGCTGTGGCGAAAACGTGCCATCTCATCTTTATTGTTCTGGATGTCAATAAACCGCTTACTGATAAGCGTGTTATCGAGGCTGAGTTGGAGGGTTTCGGTATCAGAATTAACAAGGAGCCTCCGAATATCAccttcaagaagaaggacaagggcGGTCTTAACATTACTAGTACCGTGCCTCTGACGCATATCGATAATGATGAGATCAAGGCCGTTATGAGCGAGTACAGGATTAATTCGGCGGATATTACAATTCGGTGTGATGCCACGGTGGATGATTTGATCGACATCCTTGAGGCCAAAAGTCGGGCGTAAGTGAAGGATTTTTACCACCCCTAAGATGACGTGTTGTTGTCGAGGAAATCCAGACCGCATATCCTGCGAGACACGAAAACTGACAAAATGAATATCAGTTACATTCCCGTGGTATACTGCCTGAACAAAATCGACTCCATTTCTATTGAAGAACTTGATCTTCTTTACCGCATCCCCAATTCCGTCCCCATCAGCTCCGAACATGGCTGGAATATCGATGAGCTGATGGAAGCCATGTGGGAGCAACTCAACCTCAAGCGTGTCTATACGAAACCCAAGGGGCGGCAACCCGATTACTCTGCGCCTGTGGTATTGCGATCAAACCGATCAACCGTCGAGGACTTTGTACGTTCACTCCCTCCTCGAATCCCTTTCTCAAGACACTCGCGCAAGCGAGGGTTTTCCTTTACCTTGCTTCCCGTCCCGTCCCGTCCCGTGTCTGGCTGAAAAAGCAAAggagagaaaaagaaacaagagaATGTTGACTGACCGCGTCGGGGAATATTTTAGTGCAACGCCATTCACAGGACCATCGTAGAACAGTTCAAGACGGCAATTGTGTATGGTAAATCGGTGAAACATCAGCCACAACGGGTAGGACTTGGCCACGAattggaagatgaggacgTCGGTAAGTTTACGGCTGATTAGGCTGTCATTTGATGTCATTTGATCACACTCCATCCATCCTTTACGAGAGAACCCCTGAGGAGGATCACGGCAGTCGACAGAGACACACAGCCGGGGAAGCGAGGAAGCCGTCTGCGCGTCAGCGCCATTGCTCGTCTTTTACTTGATGGAGCCGCAGCTTTGCTCTGCCCTGGTTTTCAGCTCGACGGATGGCCGCCCCTCACACCATCAAATGACACCTGTGGCAACGCTAACCTTGTTGATAGTAACCATTATCAAACGATGATTATTACAATTATTCACTTCACTGGTGGGGAGGCGGCTGCTGGGCGATTGGGGAGCTGTGTCATGGCCGGATTTTTCAAAGAGGGTGGCGCTATGGTAGGGGCATGTGTCAACGCCTGACCGTTTTTGCTAAGACAAAGCCCGACGACCACAGCTGTGCTGATGAGAGTCCTTGTATGCATGACCGGATCTTCATCAAATGCCACGCACGGGCTTGAGTGCTTACCCGTTTTGTGTTTTGGAAGACTGCAACGACCCTGTCAGGAACCATCACCCCTGTGTCAAACTCTGGTCGCCAGACTCGGCCGGCATCCGCAACTCTATTGTCAATAGCCAACCAATATCTATCACGGACTTCTCAGCTTTGCGACAACCATGGATGACAAGCGGCGGGGTTTTACCCTTTGTTAGAAGAACGGGGAGCAGCGCGGACAgacagagagacagagagcCCAAAAGAGATGGGACAGTCTTGGAAGCGGTTCGGAGACCTGGCCCGGTGTGCGGAACTGGTTTACTAAAACTCGACGGCAAACATCCCGGTATGCCGCACAACCTTGACCTGGCCTGGACAGAGATGAATGAGACTGGCGGGTCTGAAACAAGGTTCAGGGCAGGGATATGACAGGCAGCCCGAAATCAAGAGCAAtagaccaaaaaaaaaaaaaaagcgATGCTTGCAAACGAGTCAAGAAAAGTCAAAATCCCCTCCCGTGTTTGTCAACAGCGAACTGTTCCAGACGCAAGCCTTATCCTTTTAGTATCCGTGAGCGAGAGACATTCCTTTTAGGGCACGTACCTGGGCCGAACCAGAGTTCTATCAGTGCTATGTGAAAGAGAAAAATCATCCCCTGTTGACTATTCTATACAGAAATTTGAGAGTTTTCTGTTGCGCATTTGGTAGAGTTATCATCATTGCGTCGTGCTGTTCGTTTTGACCGTCCCTGGATGCCTAAATAGGGCATCCGTGCAACCTCGCAGAAAGGCCTGGTACGGCGCAAAACGCGGGTCTTGACCTTTCTGTCTTATCCGGCAGAAT
The genomic region above belongs to Pochonia chlamydosporia 170 chromosome 2, whole genome shotgun sequence and contains:
- a CDS encoding ribosome-interacting GTPase 1 (similar to Coccidioides immitis RS XP_001244472.1), yielding MSTTVEKIKEIEAEMARTQKNKATSFHLGQLKAKLAKLKRELLTPSGGGGGGGGAGFDVARTGVASIGFIGFPSVGKSTLMSRLTGQHSEAAAYEFTTLTSVPGQVVYNGAPLQIIDLPGIIEGAKDGRGRGRQVIAVAKTCHLIFIVLDVNKPLTDKRVIEAELEGFGIRINKEPPNITFKKKDKGGLNITSTVPLTHIDNDEIKAVMSEYRINSADITIRCDATVDDLIDILEAKSRAYIPVVYCLNKIDSISIEELDLLYRIPNSVPISSEHGWNIDELMEAMWEQLNLKRVYTKPKGRQPDYSAPVVLRSNRSTVEDFCNAIHRTIVEQFKTAIVYGKSVKHQPQRVGLGHELEDEDVGKFTAD